TTTCACGGCCGTTTTCGTTTTCATAATTTGCGTTTCCACGCCCTGCTCATTCAACCAATCTATGGTAGACTGCTGTACCTTGAGCCTGCCAGTCTGTCCCCTGGTGAGGATTATCTTCTGAGCGCCGTGCTCGACAAGTTCTTCCACGTCGGCCTGCTGTACACCCGGCGAATGGCTGGTACCAGTCTCATTCCAATCCCACGCCCGGGAACCGCCCGGCCACAGTTTTGCATCTTTATACTGTCCCGCGCCTTCTACCTCACACTTTCCCCAGGAGATTCCGGTAATTCTCGGAGATTTGTTATTTGTCATGATTCATCACCCTTTTTAAAGCACAAAAGTGTTAGCGTGTTCAGTTGATCATGTCTCTCGCATTATTTTACCGTATGTATTGCCTGTTGTACGATTCAGCATTGAAACCCGCCTTTGCACAATATATAGCAGGTAAAATTTCTTCGTATTAATAAATATGAAATTCAGCAGGTACTTTGTCAAATTGACTGCAACGGTTAGCTTCTCCACCACGAATAAGATTCCGGTGTTATCATAAAACATCCTGAATTTCACCGTATGAGTTCCGATTCCTCGATATACTTTTGTAAATATACTTTACCGGTAAGTCCACCCGGTCCTCCGGTATCTTCCACGAAAATGGTGATTCGATTCATTGCACGGGGCTTAAAAACGTCGGTAATATCCATGAAAAAGAGTTCGCCCCGGCCTTTATGGATAGCCAGTAATGAATCATTCATCCAGACCGTTGCGTTGTCGGCCACGGAGGTAATAACCAGCGCAAGATCGCGGTCCGATATCAGCTCCGGCAACCAGATTTCTTGTGTAAACCATCCGGAGCCATCGTAGTCTGTTCGCCAGAGATTGCCGGAGGGTACCGTCGGCCAGGATCGGAAGTCAGTATCTGCTGCAAACCATTCCTCTTCCATACCGCGGCCGGTGGAATCGTATCTGAAATGCCATGGATTGCTGATCTCCATTTTCTCCGGAAAATGAGTCGGAGTGCACCCCAGGATTATCGCAGAGATTATCATAACACATGCTGGTAGACGCATCGGTTTCACAGTGACTGTGGTTTCCTCTTGGTGCCAATTCTTTTCAACGTGATTAATGTAAGGAATCGCCGGATAGGATGTACACCATTACCCGACGCCTGCTCCCGCTTTCGGGGAAGTCTGTTCCAGCGCCGTAAGCGCCCGCTTATACAGGCGGCTCACCAAAACCCCGCCAATAATCAGTGTTAAAAAATTCACCGAAATTACCGCTACCTCAAAGATATACTCCCGGTGGATACCATGGATCGCCGATATCAGGATAAATGCGATGACTACGATGGCGAAATTCGCGACGAATATCCACCGGACTGCATTTGCTACTCTGTTCCCGGCAAAGACCGGTGCAGTAGCAAACAGTGCCACTGCCATCGCGATATACCCCACTTCCTCCAGCGCGATGAACAGCCCGTGAGGATTGTACTGGGTTAATAGCGCAATTCCGTCTGTTTCTCCCGCAAGGAGACTGGGCTGGATTACCGACACCTGTACGAAATAGTTCGTAAACAGAATTCCGGATGCCATCACAGCAAAGGCCACCCCGGTCAAACTGAAAAAGCGCCTCTCCACCGGTGTACTGCTATGAATTGCCACAACAAAACCGACGAAAACGAGCATCAACAACATCGCCGGATACATCCAGTAATAATCTCTGGGAAACCGGGAGAGAATATCCAGATAGGGATAGTCAAAACAATTCCCTTGACAAAACGGGCCGGACAGCGGCGGCGTAGCTACCGCAATCGCAAAGGTAATAAGAGTGATCACAGCCGTTGAGACTGCGAGCACAAATCCGGCTCGCGTACTCGCGGTATTCCGGAGTTCACTACGAAATGGAGCATCCCTGTTCTCAGCCACCTCCACACCTCCTTCGCTATGGTTTATTCCAAAACCAGGCCGATGTACCGGCCCGGCGTGAAAGCCGCAGATTTCGGCGCCACTCGGGCCCATTTATTTTCAACTTACGCTGACCTGTTATCCTGACCCAGGGCGCTCCGAATAATTATATATCCGACTATACCGGATGCAAGGGATCCGATGAGAATACCCAGGCGTTCATCGAACAACAGGTTGACACCGGACTCCTCGAATGCTAGGGAACCGATAAACAGGCTCATGGTAAACCCGATGCCGCACAGGGCCGCCGTTCCGTAGAGCGCCTTCCAGGACACTCCCTCGGGCAGGTTTGCGGCTCCAGCTTTTATCGCCAAAACGCTGAAACCGAATATTCCAATCTGTTTCCCGGCGAAAAGTCCGAGCGCAATCCCGACAGGTACACCGTGGACGAGTTGATCAATCCCCACTCCTGTCAAAGGAACGCCGGCATTGGCAAAGGCAAAGACCGGCAGGATGATAAATGCAACGAGACTGTGCAGGTCGTGCTCCAGCTCCTTCAATGGAGAAAATCCCGGTTCCCGCCCGGATTTCATTGGAATAAACAGTGCGAGGATGACGCCGGTCAGTGTGGCGTGAACGCCGGATTTGAGCATGGCCACCCACATGATAATCCCAAAAAAGAGATAGACTGCCCGGGACTCCACCCGTTTTTTATTCAGAAAAAATAATACGGGGATACAGCACAGAACCACCAGCAGGGCTCCCAGGGATATTTTTGCGGTATAAAACAGCGCAATGATGACAATTGCCCCGATATCATCAAAGATGGCTACCGAGGTAAGAAAGACTTTGAGCCCCACCGGGACACGGCTGCCGAGGAGGGATAGAATCCCGAGGGCAAAGGCGATATCTGTGGCAGCCGGTATGGCCCATCCCTGCAGCGCAACCGAATCACCAGCGTTAAAAAATACATAAATCAGCGCCGGGATAGCCATGCCGCCGACGGCGCCAATCGCTGGCAATATCACCTGCCGGCGACTGGAAAGGTGCCCTTCCAGCAGCTCCCGCTTGAGCTCCAGTCCCACCAGAAAAAAGAATACCGCCATCAATCCGTCGTTAATCCAGAGCAGGAGCGGTTTGGCGATTTCCAGTGCGCCGATACGCACTGTAACCGGTGTTTCGATCAGGGCGATGTAGATAGTTTGAAACGGCGTATTTGCCAGAATCATTGCCAAGACGGTGGCAATGATGAGAACGATTCCTCCGGCGGATTCTTTCCTGAAAAACTCCGCAAGAAATGTATCGGACGCTTTCATCGCGTAATTTCTCCGTTAGTTGTTTGTAATGGCTACTAACAACGAGTTAAGGATGAACCTCCCTGGGGCAAGCCCCAGGGAATTAGCGAGTTAACCATAAACTCAATATCGGTGAAAACACCTTTCCTGTTTTGTTGTCCCTTTTGTCTTAAAACAAAAGGGACGAAAAATTCAAGGAAACTCAGAACTCGCACTTCTTCAAATATTCATGGTCTTTTCTAATATGCCTTTTGCAGAAACATTACTCAGTGGATTCTATCCGGGTGCTCAGACACTGAGTTTCCCCAA
The sequence above is drawn from the Candidatus Neomarinimicrobiota bacterium genome and encodes:
- a CDS encoding Mth938-like domain-containing protein; this translates as MTNNKSPRITGISWGKCEVEGAGQYKDAKLWPGGSRAWDWNETGTSHSPGVQQADVEELVEHGAQKIILTRGQTGRLKVQQSTIDWLNEQGVETQIMKTKTAVKEYNMLAESEPVGALIHSTC
- the nhaA gene encoding Na+/H+ antiporter NhaA, which produces MKASDTFLAEFFRKESAGGIVLIIATVLAMILANTPFQTIYIALIETPVTVRIGALEIAKPLLLWINDGLMAVFFFLVGLELKRELLEGHLSSRRQVILPAIGAVGGMAIPALIYVFFNAGDSVALQGWAIPAATDIAFALGILSLLGSRVPVGLKVFLTSVAIFDDIGAIVIIALFYTAKISLGALLVVLCCIPVLFFLNKKRVESRAVYLFFGIIMWVAMLKSGVHATLTGVILALFIPMKSGREPGFSPLKELEHDLHSLVAFIILPVFAFANAGVPLTGVGIDQLVHGVPVGIALGLFAGKQIGIFGFSVLAIKAGAANLPEGVSWKALYGTAALCGIGFTMSLFIGSLAFEESGVNLLFDERLGILIGSLASGIVGYIIIRSALGQDNRSA